From the genome of Bosea sp. Tri-49, one region includes:
- a CDS encoding ATP-binding protein, with amino-acid sequence MMEGPRPVDRERRVQAGLVDLLFRQSRAILLANFVIPWPVAYVLREAVPGEQLLVWIGAIYALTGARLLLARGYARRGADAGDPHVWARRFAALSILSSLLWGAIGWIGFVPEQPHLIAFICIVLTGMSGGAVPSLSAYPPAYAGLLVAMQLPFVLRCLQQDEAIYSVYLTFAACLAGVYLYYSLITYRTLRETVSLRFENLALVEGLERERDRATAADRAKTRFLAAASHDLRQPINAAALFTASLAAFARRGDVKAAAAKGIAEKLEAALASLGGLLHGLIDVSRLDASLIPVRREPISLLRMLSGLREEFSPQAQQRGIDLRFVASNAWVESDPVLLKRILDNFLSNALRYAPGGRVLIGCRRRGGAMEIQIVDTGPGIAADQHQAVFEEFAQLDNPQRDREQGLGLGLAIVRRLGDLLGHRIGLSSAPGKGSTFSVRVPFAPPALVNPAPVRNRASRAKLGIMVLDDDMPVLDGIAMLLAAWGYESFAGRDVEALCRRHAGAGQQPVHLIIADYRLGGGMSGSEAIAQLIEHLGYPVPALIVTGDTSPERLRELTATGHTVLHKPVAPERLQAAIGDAVRGEVVSARSG; translated from the coding sequence ATGATGGAAGGCCCGCGGCCCGTGGATCGGGAACGGCGTGTGCAGGCCGGGCTGGTCGATCTGCTCTTTCGCCAGTCCCGCGCGATCCTGCTCGCCAACTTCGTCATTCCCTGGCCGGTCGCCTACGTGCTGCGCGAGGCGGTGCCAGGAGAGCAGCTCCTGGTCTGGATCGGCGCGATCTATGCGCTGACCGGCGCTCGCCTCCTGCTGGCCCGCGGCTATGCCAGGCGTGGCGCTGATGCTGGTGACCCGCATGTCTGGGCCCGTCGTTTTGCCGCGCTTTCGATCCTGTCGAGCTTGCTCTGGGGGGCGATCGGCTGGATCGGCTTCGTGCCAGAGCAGCCACATCTGATCGCCTTCATCTGCATCGTGCTGACGGGCATGTCGGGTGGGGCAGTGCCGTCGCTTTCGGCCTATCCGCCGGCCTATGCCGGCCTACTCGTCGCGATGCAGCTGCCCTTCGTGCTGCGCTGCCTGCAGCAGGATGAGGCGATCTACTCGGTTTATCTGACCTTCGCCGCCTGCCTGGCCGGCGTCTATCTCTATTACAGCCTCATCACCTACAGGACGCTCAGGGAGACGGTATCACTGCGCTTCGAGAATCTGGCGCTAGTCGAGGGGCTCGAGCGCGAGCGCGACCGTGCAACGGCTGCCGACCGGGCCAAGACGCGCTTCCTCGCCGCCGCCAGCCATGATCTGCGCCAGCCGATCAATGCGGCCGCCCTGTTCACGGCGAGCCTTGCGGCCTTTGCCCGCCGCGGCGACGTCAAGGCCGCGGCGGCGAAGGGCATCGCCGAGAAGCTCGAAGCGGCGCTCGCCTCGCTCGGCGGATTGCTCCACGGGCTGATCGACGTGTCGCGGCTCGATGCCAGTCTCATCCCGGTCCGCCGGGAACCGATCTCCCTGCTGCGGATGCTGAGCGGCTTGCGCGAGGAGTTTTCGCCGCAGGCGCAGCAGCGCGGCATCGATCTGCGCTTTGTCGCCAGCAATGCCTGGGTGGAGAGCGATCCGGTCCTGCTCAAGCGGATCCTCGACAATTTCCTCTCGAACGCCCTGCGCTACGCGCCTGGTGGCCGCGTGCTGATCGGCTGCCGGCGCCGCGGCGGGGCCATGGAGATCCAGATCGTCGATACCGGACCAGGCATTGCGGCCGATCAGCATCAAGCCGTGTTCGAGGAGTTCGCCCAGCTCGATAACCCGCAGCGCGACCGCGAGCAGGGACTCGGCCTTGGCCTCGCCATCGTGCGACGCCTCGGGGACCTGCTTGGGCACCGGATCGGGCTGAGCTCCGCGCCCGGAAAGGGCTCGACCTTCTCGGTGCGAGTGCCGTTCGCTCCGCCCGCCTTGGTGAATCCGGCGCCTGTACGCAATAGGGCGTCACGCGCGAAGCTCGGCATCATGGTGCTGGACGACGATATGCCGGTGCTCGATGGCATCGCGATGCTGCTGGCGGCCTGGGGTTACGAATCCTTTGCCGGGCGCGATGTCGAAGCACTGTGCCGCCGCCACGCTGGGGCCGGCCAGCAGCCCGTGCACCTAATCATTGCCGACTATCGGCTCGGGGGCGGGATGAGCGGCAGCGAGGCGATCGCGCAGCTGATCGAGCACCTCGGCTATCCCGTGCCGGCGTTGATCGTGACCGGCGATACCTCGCCGGAGCGTTTACGCGAGTTGACTGCGACCGGCCACACAGTGCTGCACAAGCCGGTCGCGCCGGAGCGCCTGCAGGCTGCGATCGGCGATGCGGTTCGGGGCGAGGTGGTGTCGGCACGTTCCGGCTGA
- a CDS encoding RbsD/FucU family protein — protein MLKDIDPVLSADLLWVLAAMGHGDDLALVDANHPAEKIARATTSGRLVRLPGLSMARAARAILSVLPIDEFEPQPARRMLVVDDAAAIPDVQRQVQAELDRALGPSQPLAGIERFAFYEAAKQAFAVVQVGDPRPYGCFLFRKGVIAGEPG, from the coding sequence ATGCTCAAGGATATCGACCCTGTCCTGTCCGCCGATCTGCTCTGGGTGCTCGCCGCCATGGGCCATGGCGACGATCTCGCTTTGGTCGATGCCAACCACCCGGCGGAAAAGATCGCGCGCGCCACCACCAGCGGCCGGCTGGTGCGCCTGCCGGGCCTGAGCATGGCACGCGCGGCTCGGGCCATCCTCTCGGTGCTGCCGATCGACGAATTTGAGCCTCAGCCGGCCCGGCGCATGCTGGTGGTCGATGATGCCGCCGCGATCCCGGACGTCCAGCGCCAGGTCCAGGCCGAACTCGATCGCGCGCTCGGCCCCAGCCAGCCGCTCGCCGGCATCGAGCGCTTCGCCTTTTACGAAGCCGCGAAGCAGGCCTTCGCGGTGGTACAGGTCGGCGACCCCCGCCCCTATGGCTGCTTCCTGTTCCGCAAAGGTGTGATCGCGGGTGAGCCCGGCTGA
- a CDS encoding DUF3617 domain-containing protein — MRAHAIIAAAGILGSVPVFAEELPQRKAGLWETRSKGAEGETTAKQCVGPGTDRAMLGGMTGGACSKIEVKKTATGYAVATECTIGQINAVGSSVVTGDFQTIVRTEGSTKLTGMPGQPGPVERKLVVEARRVGDCGPGQKPGDIILPDGKVISMPGTAAKP; from the coding sequence ATGAGGGCACACGCCATCATCGCCGCGGCCGGCATTCTCGGGTCCGTTCCGGTATTCGCCGAGGAGCTTCCGCAGCGCAAAGCCGGGTTGTGGGAGACCAGATCGAAGGGTGCCGAGGGCGAGACAACCGCCAAGCAATGCGTCGGCCCCGGAACGGACCGCGCCATGCTGGGCGGCATGACCGGCGGCGCCTGTTCGAAAATCGAGGTCAAGAAAACTGCGACCGGCTATGCTGTTGCGACCGAGTGCACGATCGGCCAGATCAATGCGGTTGGCAGTAGCGTCGTCACCGGCGACTTCCAGACGATCGTCCGCACCGAGGGCAGCACCAAGCTCACCGGCATGCCCGGGCAGCCGGGGCCGGTCGAGCGCAAGCTCGTGGTCGAGGCCAGGCGCGTCGGTGATTGCGGGCCGGGCCAGAAGCCGGGCGACATCATCCTGCCCGACGGCAAGGTGATCTCGATGCCGGGGACTGCTGCGAAGCCGTAG
- a CDS encoding peptide ABC transporter substrate-binding protein — translation MDEHKLRELVAGVKDGAVSRRAFIQRLAAVGITAPIASQILAWNDVAMAQASLAYKPTKAGGGGPLKILLWQAPTLLNPHFASGTKDQIAGRIFFEPLAGWDKEGNLTPQLAAEVPTRANGGLSADGTVVTWKLKQGVKWHDGKPFTADDVVFTWEYAADPATAAYTTGSYTNIKVEKVDDHTVKVIFKEATPFWADPFVGVVGQIIPKHHFGEYKGAKSREAPANLKPVGTGPYKFVDFKPGDILIGARNEDYHVKNQPHFDTIEVKGGGDAVSAARAVLQTAEFDYAWNLQVEDEVLKRMETGGRGKVSAVASGDIEFIILNTTDPWTEVDGERSSIKTKHPTLSDPKVREAINLLIDRDSIQKFIYGRGGTATASFVNEPKQFKSQKLKYEFNVDKANKILDDAGYKKGSDGIREKDGKKLKYVYQTSINAPRQKTQAIIKQACQKVGIDLELKSVTASVFFSSDVANPDTYTKLYVDMEMYTTTQPQPDPERFLNQFVSWEIANKENKWLGRNVSRYSDPEADKAYKAAQKELDPVKRAALLIKVNEIFCEANVILPLLSRTRVAASVTNLMHDHSGWDVDTWNVAAWYRS, via the coding sequence ATGGACGAACACAAGTTGCGCGAGCTGGTTGCGGGCGTGAAGGATGGTGCCGTTTCGCGGCGTGCCTTCATTCAGCGATTGGCTGCCGTCGGCATCACGGCGCCGATCGCGTCGCAGATCCTGGCGTGGAACGACGTCGCCATGGCGCAGGCCTCGCTCGCTTACAAGCCGACCAAGGCCGGCGGCGGCGGGCCGCTCAAAATCCTGCTCTGGCAAGCGCCGACGCTGCTCAACCCGCATTTCGCCAGCGGCACCAAGGATCAGATCGCCGGCCGCATCTTCTTCGAGCCGCTCGCCGGCTGGGACAAGGAAGGCAATCTCACCCCGCAACTCGCGGCCGAGGTCCCGACCCGGGCCAATGGCGGCCTCTCCGCCGACGGCACCGTCGTGACGTGGAAGCTGAAGCAGGGCGTCAAATGGCATGACGGCAAGCCCTTCACCGCCGACGACGTCGTCTTCACCTGGGAATACGCCGCCGATCCGGCGACCGCCGCCTACACCACCGGCTCCTACACCAACATCAAGGTCGAGAAGGTCGACGACCACACGGTCAAGGTCATCTTCAAGGAAGCCACCCCGTTCTGGGCCGACCCCTTTGTCGGCGTCGTCGGCCAGATCATTCCGAAGCACCATTTCGGCGAGTACAAGGGCGCCAAGTCGCGCGAGGCGCCGGCGAACCTCAAGCCGGTCGGCACCGGCCCGTACAAGTTCGTCGACTTCAAACCGGGCGACATCCTCATCGGCGCGCGCAACGAGGACTACCACGTCAAGAACCAGCCGCATTTCGACACGATCGAGGTCAAGGGCGGCGGCGATGCGGTCTCGGCGGCGCGCGCCGTGCTGCAGACCGCCGAGTTCGATTATGCCTGGAACCTGCAGGTCGAGGACGAGGTCCTCAAGCGCATGGAGACCGGCGGCCGCGGCAAGGTCAGCGCGGTCGCCTCGGGCGACATCGAATTCATCATCCTCAACACCACCGATCCCTGGACCGAGGTCGACGGCGAGCGCTCCAGCATCAAGACCAAGCACCCGACCCTGTCTGATCCCAAGGTGCGCGAGGCGATCAACCTGCTGATCGACCGGGATTCGATCCAGAAGTTCATCTATGGCCGTGGCGGCACCGCGACGGCGAGCTTCGTCAACGAGCCCAAGCAGTTCAAGTCGCAGAAGCTGAAATACGAGTTCAACGTCGACAAGGCCAACAAAATCCTCGACGACGCCGGCTACAAGAAGGGCTCCGACGGCATCCGCGAGAAGGACGGCAAGAAGCTCAAATACGTCTACCAGACCTCGATCAATGCCCCGCGTCAGAAGACGCAGGCGATCATCAAGCAGGCCTGCCAGAAGGTCGGCATCGACCTCGAGCTGAAGTCGGTGACCGCGTCGGTGTTCTTCTCCTCCGACGTCGCCAATCCCGACACCTACACCAAGCTCTATGTCGACATGGAGATGTACACGACGACGCAGCCGCAGCCCGATCCGGAGCGGTTCCTCAACCAGTTCGTCTCCTGGGAAATCGCCAACAAGGAGAACAAGTGGCTGGGCCGGAACGTCTCGCGTTATTCCGACCCGGAGGCTGACAAGGCCTACAAGGCTGCCCAGAAGGAGCTCGACCCGGTCAAGCGCGCCGCGCTGCTGATCAAGGTCAACGAGATCTTCTGTGAAGCGAACGTGATCCTGCCGCTGCTCTCGCGCACCCGCGTCGCCGCCTCGGTGACCAACCTGATGCACGACCACAGCGGCTGGGACGTCGACACCTGGAACGTGGCTGCCTGGTATCGCAGCTGA
- a CDS encoding response regulator, protein MIRRPLSTPPAGTGQPGLRIVLADDHALIREGLKLLISTLGEHEVVGEAADGGSLLQLLPAATPDVLVLDLGMPGLTGLSYIRGLREGFPQLKILVLTANAEPRTVEGALGAGIAGYLIKGGDLDEFLEALAALQQGEIYVSAPLKAVLASDVQTATPAEAPSEALFHVPLTRRERELLMLIARGANAREAGALLGISPLTVRKHRENLMRKLDLHSAAELAAFAVRLGLPVG, encoded by the coding sequence ATGATTCGCCGCCCACTATCGACCCCGCCTGCCGGGACGGGGCAGCCTGGTCTTCGCATTGTTCTCGCCGACGATCATGCCCTGATCCGCGAGGGCCTGAAGCTGTTGATCTCGACGCTGGGGGAGCATGAGGTCGTCGGCGAGGCGGCCGACGGCGGAAGCCTGCTGCAGCTGCTGCCGGCAGCCACGCCGGATGTCCTGGTCCTCGATCTCGGTATGCCGGGGCTGACTGGGCTGTCCTACATCCGCGGCCTGCGAGAGGGTTTTCCGCAGCTGAAGATTCTCGTCCTGACAGCCAATGCCGAACCGCGAACCGTGGAAGGCGCGCTCGGTGCCGGCATCGCTGGCTATCTGATCAAGGGCGGGGATCTCGATGAATTTCTTGAAGCGCTTGCAGCCCTCCAGCAGGGAGAAATCTATGTCAGCGCCCCGCTCAAGGCCGTCCTGGCATCCGATGTACAAACCGCGACGCCGGCTGAAGCCCCGTCCGAAGCGCTCTTTCACGTCCCGCTCACCCGCCGGGAACGCGAACTGCTCATGCTGATCGCCAGAGGTGCCAACGCGCGCGAGGCTGGCGCCCTTCTCGGCATCAGCCCGCTGACGGTCCGCAAGCATCGCGAGAATCTCATGCGCAAGCTCGACCTCCACAGCGCAGCCGAACTGGCCGCATTCGCGGTCCGACTCGGGCTTCCCGTCGGATAG
- a CDS encoding LysR family transcriptional regulator → MTGNGSESDAHTTNSNIGVRFANSAAGQLRLPPLSPLPAFEATARLGSMTLAAEELGRTHSAISRQIKALEEALGLELLDRGTAPLGLTAAGKTLYATARMAFEALDSCMGQLRPAQGGETVTLAIGSSFATRWLVPRLPRFYALHPEISLRLTMVGASILEVDDYDLVTSWNRLGYNLPDDQAFHVLGDVSFALVCAPHYRFRLEAGRLLAETQLVGRWPITIQPSYRDHPLVVPIAERTLGFPHIHMCIEAAVGGLGVTLVETRLAQPELADGRLIAPLGVLTVEGGLVAFPHRRREPKAATRKLLAWLKAEAGADQPQSALRYDV, encoded by the coding sequence ATGACCGGTAACGGCAGCGAGAGCGACGCGCACACGACGAATTCGAACATCGGCGTGCGTTTCGCGAACAGCGCGGCCGGCCAGCTCCGGTTACCGCCGCTTTCACCCCTGCCCGCCTTCGAGGCCACCGCCCGGTTGGGGTCGATGACGCTTGCCGCCGAGGAGCTCGGCCGCACCCACAGTGCGATCAGCCGGCAGATCAAGGCACTGGAGGAGGCTTTGGGCCTGGAACTCCTCGACCGAGGCACGGCGCCGCTGGGACTGACCGCCGCCGGCAAGACGCTTTATGCCACGGCGCGCATGGCATTCGAGGCGCTCGACAGCTGCATGGGGCAACTCCGGCCGGCCCAAGGCGGCGAGACCGTGACGCTGGCTATCGGTTCGAGCTTTGCGACGCGTTGGCTGGTTCCGCGCCTGCCTCGCTTCTACGCGCTCCACCCGGAGATTTCGCTGCGGTTGACGATGGTCGGCGCGTCGATTCTCGAGGTGGATGACTACGACCTTGTCACGAGCTGGAATCGTTTAGGCTACAATCTGCCGGACGATCAGGCCTTCCATGTGCTCGGCGATGTCAGCTTCGCGCTCGTCTGCGCTCCCCATTACCGGTTTCGGCTGGAAGCAGGCCGTCTGCTGGCCGAGACGCAGCTTGTCGGCCGCTGGCCGATCACGATTCAACCTTCCTATCGCGATCATCCGCTCGTCGTGCCGATCGCGGAACGGACGCTCGGATTTCCTCACATCCATATGTGCATCGAGGCTGCGGTCGGCGGCCTCGGCGTCACCTTGGTGGAGACGCGTCTCGCACAACCTGAACTCGCCGATGGCCGTCTGATCGCGCCACTCGGCGTCCTGACGGTCGAGGGTGGGCTCGTCGCGTTCCCGCACCGTCGTCGCGAGCCGAAAGCCGCAACGCGAAAGCTGCTTGCCTGGCTCAAGGCCGAGGCCGGCGCAGACCAGCCGCAATCAGCGCTGCGATACGATGTCTAG
- a CDS encoding ABC transporter permease, translating into MAGSTLASPSVDPVAAVIAASVSVSPGRETWRRFRRHRLAMASTVILALLILGVVVGPWLWPVPINDIDFSAQLQGPSWAHPLGTDDLGQDILARMMYGGRISLAVGLAAMVVATIVGVVIGASAGMSRKIADPALMWVTDLFLSLPQLPLLLLIIYLFREQLKAVFGVEGGVFILIVVVIGGLRWMPVARLVRAQFLSLREKEFVEAAKAQGATKFRQMTRHILPNAVGPVIVASTIEVSSAIIAESTLSFLGLGFPPDIPTWGRLLFDAKDHLDTAPHWALFPGAAIFLTVLSINFIGDGLRDALDPRRVI; encoded by the coding sequence ATGGCTGGCTCGACCCTCGCATCTCCTTCCGTTGATCCGGTTGCGGCGGTGATCGCGGCAAGCGTATCGGTCTCGCCCGGGCGCGAAACCTGGCGGCGCTTCCGCCGTCATCGCCTTGCGATGGCAAGCACCGTCATCCTCGCCTTGCTGATCCTCGGTGTCGTCGTCGGCCCCTGGCTCTGGCCGGTGCCGATCAATGACATCGACTTCTCGGCACAGCTGCAGGGCCCGTCCTGGGCGCACCCCCTGGGCACCGACGATCTCGGTCAGGATATCCTGGCGCGGATGATGTATGGCGGGCGCATCTCGCTCGCCGTCGGCCTCGCCGCCATGGTGGTCGCGACCATCGTCGGCGTCGTGATCGGCGCCTCGGCCGGCATGTCGCGCAAGATCGCCGACCCCGCGCTGATGTGGGTGACGGATCTCTTCCTGTCGCTGCCGCAGCTGCCGCTGCTGCTGCTGATCATCTACCTGTTCCGCGAGCAGCTGAAGGCGGTCTTCGGCGTCGAGGGTGGTGTCTTCATCCTGATCGTCGTCGTCATCGGCGGCCTGCGCTGGATGCCGGTCGCCCGGCTGGTGCGGGCGCAGTTCCTGTCGCTGCGGGAGAAGGAATTCGTCGAGGCCGCCAAGGCCCAGGGCGCCACCAAGTTCCGCCAGATGACGCGCCATATCCTGCCCAACGCGGTTGGCCCGGTCATCGTCGCCTCGACGATCGAGGTCTCCTCGGCAATCATCGCGGAATCGACGCTCTCCTTCCTCGGCCTCGGCTTCCCACCTGATATTCCGACCTGGGGACGTCTGCTCTTCGACGCCAAGGACCATCTCGATACGGCGCCGCACTGGGCCCTGTTCCCGGGCGCAGCGATCTTCCTGACCGTTCTGTCGATCAACTTCATCGGCGACGGCCTGCGCGATGCGCTCGACCCACGCCGCGTGATCTGA
- a CDS encoding disulfide bond formation protein B, which translates to MTGFFPRLITDPRRLTALIGLASLALIAGAWFFELVLYLRPCKLCLEQRAPHYAAIGLAAFALVFARSRRLQIAALIGLALLMAWSTGLGIYHSGVEWGVFAGPNDCGGTPAPAAAGVQDLMKQLQTTRIVSCTEAAWRFLGLSLAGWNALASLGLLIAALLGLKAGVKGLGGSQI; encoded by the coding sequence ATGACCGGCTTTTTCCCGCGCCTCATTACCGATCCTCGCCGCCTGACCGCGCTGATCGGGCTCGCGAGCCTCGCTCTGATCGCCGGCGCCTGGTTCTTCGAGCTGGTCCTGTATCTGCGCCCTTGCAAGCTCTGCCTCGAGCAGCGGGCGCCGCACTACGCTGCGATCGGACTTGCCGCGTTCGCGCTGGTCTTTGCCCGCTCGCGCCGGCTCCAGATCGCGGCGCTGATCGGCCTGGCACTGCTGATGGCCTGGAGCACCGGGCTCGGCATCTACCATTCCGGCGTCGAATGGGGTGTCTTCGCCGGTCCCAATGATTGCGGCGGCACGCCCGCCCCCGCAGCGGCCGGCGTCCAGGACCTGATGAAGCAGCTGCAGACGACCCGGATCGTCTCCTGCACGGAAGCCGCCTGGCGCTTCCTCGGCCTCTCGCTCGCCGGTTGGAACGCACTGGCCTCGCTGGGGCTGCTGATCGCGGCGTTGCTCGGGTTGAAAGCCGGAGTGAAGGGCCTCGGCGGCTCGCAGATTTGA
- a CDS encoding DoxX family protein: MGPENFLADAAGVAGRLLLGGTFAFAGLRNIINRNLLTSLIGARGVPLPAATLWLGIAWQLVAGVMILCGIQVALAAVMLLAFLVAATPMFNNFWDHQGLDRANRINGFVANLAIAGGFLALIAQG; encoded by the coding sequence ATGGGACCGGAGAACTTTTTGGCTGATGCGGCGGGTGTCGCTGGACGGCTGCTTCTGGGCGGGACCTTCGCCTTCGCCGGCCTGCGCAACATCATCAACAGGAATCTGCTGACGAGCCTCATCGGCGCGCGTGGCGTGCCGTTGCCGGCCGCGACATTGTGGCTGGGGATCGCCTGGCAGCTCGTCGCCGGCGTCATGATCCTGTGCGGCATTCAGGTCGCGCTGGCGGCGGTGATGCTGCTCGCCTTCCTCGTGGCCGCGACGCCGATGTTCAACAATTTCTGGGATCACCAGGGTCTGGACCGGGCCAACCGCATCAACGGCTTCGTCGCCAACCTGGCGATCGCGGGCGGTTTTCTCGCCCTGATCGCTCAGGGCTGA
- a CDS encoding DUF1062 domain-containing protein yields the protein MCNVLRVRWTIVPLTAPQPRFVCSGCGGLRAFQSSGKIRLNANGRKLDAWLIYKCSTCEQTWNRPIFERRNVRDIDPLVLEALQSNDLQWIQRETFNLEGLRRDSPRVDEFSEFKIEKDILLETANWTMLELELMVPFPIGTRLDRLLASELKISRARLQTLHDGGTLRTNSDRADILRRRVKTDTRVTIDLSTEADRGQLWRPLATGGAL from the coding sequence ATGTGCAATGTACTTCGGGTCCGATGGACCATCGTTCCCCTGACAGCTCCTCAGCCTAGGTTTGTTTGCAGCGGGTGTGGAGGATTGAGAGCCTTTCAATCCAGCGGCAAAATCCGGCTCAACGCCAACGGTCGCAAGCTCGATGCGTGGCTCATCTACAAGTGCTCGACCTGCGAGCAGACGTGGAACCGGCCGATCTTCGAGCGGCGAAATGTCCGCGACATCGATCCTCTCGTCCTGGAAGCGCTGCAGTCCAATGATCTGCAATGGATCCAGAGGGAGACGTTCAACCTCGAAGGTCTGAGGCGCGATTCGCCACGCGTCGATGAATTCTCCGAGTTTAAGATCGAAAAGGACATCCTGCTCGAAACAGCCAACTGGACGATGTTGGAGCTGGAACTGATGGTTCCGTTTCCGATCGGTACACGCCTTGATCGTCTGCTGGCGTCCGAGCTGAAAATCTCTCGCGCGCGGCTCCAAACACTTCACGACGGAGGCACGCTTCGGACAAATTCGGACCGTGCCGACATTTTGCGGCGGCGGGTCAAAACCGACACGCGGGTCACGATCGACCTTTCCACCGAGGCCGATCGAGGGCAACTCTGGAGACCTTTGGCGACGGGTGGTGCATTGTAG
- a CDS encoding ABC transporter permease, producing the protein MATYLLRRLLIAIPSLLGISLILFTVLALAPGDPFSEMATNPNVPPEVREALRASFGLNDPVMVRYLRWLSAMAQGDWGFSFASRINVDDLILQRVPTTLFVVGTSQILALCIALPVGIYAATRPYSVFDQIANTLAFVGFSLPTFFTGLLLILLFSIKLDWFPFVYRSDIAASGWRWYWEMFRQAIMPITVLGLFQAASYTRYVRSAVLDVIRLDYVTTARAKGLGEKTVTLRHITRNALIPVVTLVALQMPAVFGGAIVTEQIFRIPGIGSLLIDAILANDTPVIMAVTFVFACLVVLFNLIADLLYGWLDPRISFR; encoded by the coding sequence ATGGCGACTTATCTTCTACGGCGATTGCTGATCGCCATTCCGAGCCTGCTCGGCATCAGCCTGATCCTGTTCACGGTCCTGGCGCTGGCGCCGGGCGATCCGTTCTCGGAGATGGCGACGAACCCCAACGTCCCGCCCGAAGTACGCGAGGCCCTGCGGGCCAGCTTCGGCCTCAACGACCCGGTCATGGTGCGCTATCTGCGCTGGCTGTCGGCGATGGCGCAGGGTGACTGGGGCTTCTCCTTCGCCAGTCGCATCAATGTCGACGACCTGATCCTGCAGCGCGTGCCAACCACGCTCTTCGTCGTCGGCACCTCGCAGATCCTGGCGCTCTGCATCGCGCTACCGGTCGGGATCTATGCGGCGACGCGGCCCTATTCGGTCTTCGACCAGATCGCCAACACGCTCGCCTTCGTCGGCTTCTCGCTGCCGACCTTCTTCACCGGCCTGCTGCTGATCCTGCTGTTCTCGATCAAGCTCGACTGGTTCCCCTTCGTCTACCGCTCCGACATCGCCGCGAGCGGCTGGCGCTGGTATTGGGAGATGTTCCGCCAGGCGATCATGCCGATCACCGTGCTCGGCCTGTTCCAAGCGGCATCCTATACGCGCTATGTCCGCTCTGCGGTGCTCGACGTGATCCGGCTGGATTATGTCACCACGGCGCGCGCCAAGGGGCTCGGCGAGAAGACCGTCACGCTCCGGCACATCACGCGTAACGCACTGATCCCAGTGGTGACGCTCGTCGCCCTGCAGATGCCGGCCGTCTTCGGCGGCGCCATCGTCACCGAGCAGATCTTCCGGATTCCCGGCATCGGTTCGCTGCTGATCGATGCGATCCTCGCCAACGACACGCCCGTGATCATGGCCGTCACCTTCGTCTTCGCCTGCCTGGTCGTCCTCTTCAACCTCATCGCGGATTTGCTCTATGGCTGGCTCGACCCTCGCATCTCCTTCCGTTGA
- a CDS encoding YqaA family protein — protein MFERLYLWTLSLAARRSAQAWLAVVAFIESSFFLIPADVLFVPMALAKPERAYRLALIATAFSTLGGIAGYALGYYAFDALARPVLAFYGKLDAFEQLRACAGPDTTLILLTTSGLAHLPPIKVVTILAGAVHIGLGFFVLSCVLARGARFFALAFLLRRYGETIRHFIEKRLKLIALGGAAALILLYFGLKLLTGSGQLLSC, from the coding sequence ATGTTCGAACGACTTTACCTCTGGACGCTCTCGCTCGCCGCGCGCCGCAGCGCGCAAGCCTGGCTCGCCGTCGTCGCTTTCATCGAGAGCTCCTTCTTCCTGATTCCAGCCGATGTGCTGTTCGTGCCGATGGCGCTGGCCAAGCCCGAGCGGGCCTACCGCCTTGCCTTGATCGCGACCGCCTTCTCGACCCTCGGCGGCATCGCTGGCTACGCGCTCGGTTACTACGCCTTCGACGCGCTGGCGCGGCCGGTGCTCGCCTTCTACGGCAAGCTCGACGCCTTCGAGCAATTGCGCGCCTGCGCCGGTCCCGACACGACGCTGATCCTTTTGACCACCTCGGGCCTGGCGCATCTGCCGCCGATCAAGGTGGTGACCATCCTGGCCGGCGCCGTCCATATCGGGCTCGGCTTCTTCGTGCTCTCCTGCGTGCTCGCGCGCGGCGCCCGCTTCTTCGCGCTCGCCTTCCTGCTGCGCCGCTATGGCGAAACGATCCGGCATTTCATCGAGAAGCGACTGAAATTGATCGCGCTCGGCGGTGCGGCGGCACTAATCCTGCTCTATTTCGGCCTCAAGCTGCTGACAGGCTCGGGCCAGCTCCTCTCCTGCTGA